A segment of the Acidobacteriota bacterium genome:
AGCCCGGCGAGATGGGCTCTTACCATTATCTCTGTATCCCAGAACCAGCGGAGGTTTTTGGTTTGTTTTATAATGGGTAATATCTTTTCCCTGTTGAAAAATTTGAACCCGCTTTCGGTATCGTTTAGGGGTATTTTCAACAGTTTTTTCCGGAGATAGGCGTAGCCCCGGCTCAGGATATGCCTCCCCAAGGAGCGGAGGTTGAACTTATAGATCCGGTGGGCGACCACTACATCAGCGCCGTTTTTTATGGCGATTACCGCTGAGGGGATATACCGGGCGTGAACCTCGAGATCGATGTCGATGAAACCGACCACCTCCCCCTTCGCGTTTCTTATTCCTGTATTTACCGCTCCTCCTCTTCCCACATTTTTTTCGTGGAATATCTTTTTCAGTCGATGTTTTCCCCTGTCTTCGGCGAGTATCCTCTCTATGATCTTCTTCGTTTCGTCCTTCGAGCCATCGTCCACAAAGATCACCTCGTAGGAGAAGCGAGTATTGTCGAGGATTAGCAGGAGTTCCTCGACGCTTTTTTCCAGCACTTCCTCCTCGAAATAGCAGGGGATGATCAGGCTCAAATCGAGTTTTTCTCCCACTTTATACCTCCAGAATCGCCCTTTTTACCTCTTCCACAATGTAGTTTATCTCTTCTTCCGTGAGCTCTGGAAAGAGGGGAAGACGGATAAGGCTTCTGCTCACCCGGTTGGTGAGGGGAAAGTCTTCTTCCCGATACCCCAAAACCTCCCTCCCGTAAGGAGAGGAATGAAGGGGGACAAAGTGAAAGGTGGCGCCTATCCCCCGGCTCCTTAGTCTTCCTAAGACCTTATCGGTTAGCTCCTCATTCTCCATTAGAAAATAGAAGATGTGGTAATTAGGGGTGGCATAATCGGGGATCTTGGGGAGTCTTATTTTCCCCTTCTTCTCAAGCTCGCTCAATCTCTCTCGATAAAAATGGTAGATCCTTCCTCGTCTCTCGTTTACCATCTCGAGCCTCTTCAGCTGTACCTCGAGAAGGGCAGCAAGGAGTTCGGAGGGGATGAAACTACTTCCCACCCCAGCCCAGCTGTATTTATCTATTTCCCCCCGGAGGAAGGCGGAGCGATTGGTCCCTTTCTCTCTGATGATCTCCGCTTTATGAAACAGGTCCTCTCTCCCGGTGAGAAACGCTCCTCCTTCCCCACAGGTTATGTTCTTAGTCTCATGGAAGCTGATACAGCCGACATCCCCGATAGCTCCCAGGTGTTTTCCCTTATATCTTGCTCCGATCCCCTGAGCAGCATCTTCGATTATGAAGAGCCCATACTTCTCAGCAAGCTTCTTGAACGCGTCCATATCGCAGGGGATACCAGCATAGTGGATAAGGATAAATCCCCGTGTTTTCTTGGTTATCCGTTGTTCCGCGTCTTTTGGGTCGAGGTTTAGAGTGTCGGGGTCAATCTCGGCGAAGACCGGTTTTCCTCCCTCCCTGACGATGGCGTTTGCCGCCGAGACATAGGCAAAGCTGGGGAGGATCACCTCGTCCCCTGGTGAGATGTTGAAACACATAACCCCCATCTCTAAGGCGTGGGTACAAGAAGTGGTGAGGAGGGCGTAGGGAGAGGAGGTCAACTTCGCAAGCATCTCCTCTACCTTTTTGGTGATGGGACCGTTTCCCCCAATTCGGGTCGATTTAAGCACAGATAGGACCGCCTCTTCCTCCTCAGGGGTAAAGTAAGGCCTATGAAGGGGAATAAAACGATCCTTTCTTTTTTCTTCCATTAATTCCTCCCAAGCCTCTTTTGGATTATATCCGAAATGGTATTCGGTCTCAAGAAAAGGTGTTTTTTTAAGCAAAAAAGTTTCCAAATATTTGGATTTCTACTATAATCCTAAGGGGAGAGATGAAGGCGTATCGGGAGATAGGGTTTAAAAAGAGCGCTAAGTTTTTCTTTGCCACTATTGCTCTTATTCTCTTCAGGTTGATGATATTTCCCCAGCTGAGGAGATGGTGCTTGAAACTCTTCGGGGCGAAGGTGGGGAGGGATACCATAATCCATAATGTGAAGTTCTTCAACTGCTATCGGGTAGGTTTTTCCGGTCTTGAGATAGGAGATGATTGCTTCATTGGGGATGAGACGATGATCGATCTCGCTCAGAAGGTGGTGCTCGAGGATCAGGTCACCTTGGCTGAGCGGGTGCTCATCCTTACTCATACCAATGTGGGTTTCCGCGATCATCCGCTCCAGCCGTATTTTCCCTCTTTTGCCAAGGAGGTGAGGATAAAGCGCGGTGCCTTTGTTGGCTCCAATGTTACTGTTCTTCCTGGAGTTACTATTGGTGAATGCGCCTTTGTTGCCGCGGGAGCTCTTGTGCGGGAGGATGTCCCCCCTTGGTCGCTGGTTGCCGGGGTGCCAGCCAAAGTGATAAGAAAAATTGAACGAGAGAGCTAATTTTATATGAGAATTGATTTTAAAATATTTTTTTCTTGAAATTTACGATTTCGGCTTTTATAATTAAGACCGGCTCTAAACAGGAACAGTATACAAGGTGAGGGAGGTTTAAATGGTAATAAAGCGGGCAGATACCCAAGGAGTAAGGAGGGCGTTTCTCTTTTTTCTCCTTCTCCTTTTCGCCGCTGGAATGGGTTTTTCCCAAGAGTGGGTATTACGCAGTCTCCCCAATAAGCCCGATGTAGCCTTCTACCTAAATATGGCTTATGATTCCGACCGGGGGGTGATGGTCCTCTGGGGTGGTGCTTATGCGGGTATTAATAGGCGTTCCACCAATATCTGGGTCTATGATGGAACCACCTGGACCAATTTGGGGAGCCCCTCCCCTAATCCTGGGGAACGGTATTCGTTTGCGTTCGCCTACGATTCGGGACGGCACTGTTTCGTCCTTTTTGGGGGGGTTGGTTCTACCGGTGCCTGTCTCAACGATACCTGGGAGCTTTACTGGAACGGCTCCACCTATGTCTGGCGTGAAGTTAACACACCTCACCGGCCCCCTCCTCGAGATTACGGGGTAATGGCTTACGATGCCTCCCGGGGAAGGATGGTTCTCTATGGTGGACAGTGGAATGAGAAGAAACTTTATCTCAACGATACCTGGGAGTATTATGGTGGTGATTGGCATCAGATAAACCCCTCCACCAAGCCAAACGGCAAAATGTATGTAAATATGGTCTATGACTCCACGAGGCAGCGGATCGTGCTTTTCGGTGGGTTCATCAGTGATAGCGAGTGGTTTTCCGACGATACCTGGGAATATTACGATGGCAACTGGCATCTTGTAAATGTCGCTCATAAGCCACCTGCTCGGGATCTCCATGCGATGGGTTATGATCCCGATAGAAACCGGGTTGTTATATTCGGTGGTGCTTATGTGCCCAAATCGCTTCTCGCTGCTATGATGGTGTTCAATCCGATGGGGATGGTTTACGCCAGGCTGCTTTACAACGATACCTGGGAGTACTATAACGACGGTTCCGGTTACGACTGGCATCAGCTCACCACTATACCTTCTCCTTCTGGCAGAACCTTTGCTGTGATGGACTATGATCAGGTGCGGGACAAGATGGTCCTTTACGGGGGCTACGATGGGCACGCGGATCAGTATACCCTGAACGAAACCTGGGAGCTTGAATTTCCTCCGGTTGATCCCAACCAGGATTGGACCCAGGCGAACCCCACTGCTCATCCCGATGTGGAGTATTACTTCAAGATGGTTTATGATTCCCAGCGGAACAAAACGGTTCTTTTCGCTGGTTATGATAGCGCGATAAAGGGGCATTTGGTTTATGTCTGGGAGTACGATGGTACTACCTGGACGAGAAGAGAGCTTCCCTCAACCTATCCCCATCCCCGGTACAACTTTATGATGACCTACGATTCCGACCGGGGGAAGATAGTTCTCTTTGGTGGTAGGTGGGACAGAACCACCTACCAGGATACCTGGGAATACGATCCCAATACCAACACCTGGACGAGGATCACCACCTCTACTACTCCTCCAGCCAGGGAAGCAGCAGCGATGGTGTACGACAGTGTGAGGAAGCGGGTGGTCCTCTTTGGAGGGCAGATACGTTCTACCCAGTATAACGATACCTGGGAGTACTATAACGGCAATTGGCATGCTGTATCTACCTCCCATAAACCTGCGGCAAGGGCGTTTCATGGTATGGCATTCGACGCTTCGCGAGGACGGGTGGTACTTTTTGGAGGGGTATCGGGTAGCGTTTATCAGAGCGATACCTGGGAGTATTACGATGGTGATTGGCATCAGGTTACCGGGCTTGACCGCTCTCCGGTGCAAAGGATCCTTCCGGGGATGACCTATGATACTCATAGGAACCGGGTCATCCTCTTCGGCGGTTATTTGGCGGGCAGTGGATACGATGCACCACAGTTTTTCAATGACACCTGGGAGTTCACCTCGAGTGGTTGGAAACGGATCATAACCGAACATTCACCTCCACCAAGGGATATGCCCGGGTTGGTTTACGATATTGCCCGTAAGCTGGTTGTCTGCTATGGCGGATATGGTTCCAGCGGTGGGTTGGAAGATACCTGGGAGTTCTCAGCAGCACCACCCGATTCCGACAATGATGGCTTAACCGATGATGAAGAAGCTACTTATGGCACTTCGCCTACTGATCCTGATTCCGATAACGATGGTGTTTGGGATGGTGCCGAGGTCTGGGCAGGAACCGATCCCTTAAGTAGTTCCAGTACTCCACCCTCCCTTCTGCTTCCGTTTGTGGAAGAGAGCGATGTTTATAGGAGTAATGTTGGGTTAACCGCTGTAGGGGGCAACGCTGATATTCTGGTTCAATTTTATCTCTCAGATGGCACTCTCGATGCCCATAGGGAGACCAGCGTTTCAGAGCATAGCTATACCCCGCTTAACCGGATCATTCGCTGGGTAAAGAACATTGGGTATAACCCGAACCTAAAAGGTTATGTCAGGGTAATCACTAAACCGGGGAGTACTTTGAAGACTATTGGCGGACCGATAGATGAAAATACGGACGATCCCTCTATCACTTCCCTTGGAACAGCTGGTTTTACCGTAGGTTCCACACCACTGATTATAAAGGATTCGGTGGTTGGCTGGCGCACCCAGCTGATTATTGCTAATCCGAATGAAACTCAAGTTACAGTTACTCTCTATCCCTACGATGCAAATGGCAACGCCCAATCCTCAAAGACAATAAACATTGCTGCAGGCGGGCAATATATCAGTGATGATCTGGTGGATGATCTTGGTCTTTCCAGTG
Coding sequences within it:
- a CDS encoding acyltransferase, coding for MKAYREIGFKKSAKFFFATIALILFRLMIFPQLRRWCLKLFGAKVGRDTIIHNVKFFNCYRVGFSGLEIGDDCFIGDETMIDLAQKVVLEDQVTLAERVLILTHTNVGFRDHPLQPYFPSFAKEVRIKRGAFVGSNVTVLPGVTIGECAFVAAGALVREDVPPWSLVAGVPAKVIRKIERES
- a CDS encoding glycosyltransferase family 2 protein, producing the protein MGEKLDLSLIIPCYFEEEVLEKSVEELLLILDNTRFSYEVIFVDDGSKDETKKIIERILAEDRGKHRLKKIFHEKNVGRGGAVNTGIRNAKGEVVGFIDIDLEVHARYIPSAVIAIKNGADVVVAHRIYKFNLRSLGRHILSRGYAYLRKKLLKIPLNDTESGFKFFNREKILPIIKQTKNLRWFWDTEIMVRAHLAGLSIVELPCLFIRRFDKKSTVKPLKDSWDYFKNLIRFRRELRQEGKLH
- the rffA gene encoding dTDP-4-amino-4,6-dideoxygalactose transaminase, encoding MEEKRKDRFIPLHRPYFTPEEEEAVLSVLKSTRIGGNGPITKKVEEMLAKLTSSPYALLTTSCTHALEMGVMCFNISPGDEVILPSFAYVSAANAIVREGGKPVFAEIDPDTLNLDPKDAEQRITKKTRGFILIHYAGIPCDMDAFKKLAEKYGLFIIEDAAQGIGARYKGKHLGAIGDVGCISFHETKNITCGEGGAFLTGREDLFHKAEIIREKGTNRSAFLRGEIDKYSWAGVGSSFIPSELLAALLEVQLKRLEMVNERRGRIYHFYRERLSELEKKGKIRLPKIPDYATPNYHIFYFLMENEELTDKVLGRLRSRGIGATFHFVPLHSSPYGREVLGYREEDFPLTNRVSRSLIRLPLFPELTEEEINYIVEEVKRAILEV